The Nomia melanderi isolate GNS246 chromosome 7, iyNomMela1, whole genome shotgun sequence genome includes a window with the following:
- the LOC116433141 gene encoding ADP,ATP carrier protein 2-like gives MFLYYHSFPRITFSENYYIAYNMDTYQTFLVDFLAGGISAAVSKTVVAPLERVKLLLQVQSTSKQIRPEDRYKGMLDAFVRIPKETGFLSFWRGNLANVIRYFPTQALNFAFKDKFKTLFLGGVPKDAFWKQFAGNLASGGAAGATSLVFVYPLDFARTRLAADIGKADKREFKGLGDCIAKIFKTDGFIGLYRGFNVSVQGIVIYRAAYFGLYDTSKSMLPDPKNTPLYINFLIAQVVTTVAGFISYPFDTVRRRMMMQSGLSKTEMMYKSTLDCWMKTAKAEGVGAFFKGSVSNMLRGTGGALVLTLYDSIQHAIDTTLKEKELPPSK, from the exons ATGTTTTTGTATTACCATTCGTTTCCAAGGATAACATTCTCTGAAAATTATTACATAGCATATAATATGGATACCTATCAGACTTTTTTAGTAGATTTTTTAGCCGGCGGAATATCTGCAGCCGTTTCAAAAACTGTAGTTGCACCCTTAGAAAGGGTGAAACTTTTGCTACAAGTACAATCTACTTCAAAACAAATACGTCCAGAAGACCGATACAAGG GTATGCTGGATGCATTTGTCCGTATACCCAAAGAAACTGGTTTTCTCAGCTTCTGGAGAGGCAATTTAGCTAATGTAATACGATATTTTCCAACTCAAGCATTAAATTTCGCGTTTAAAGATAAATTCAAAACTTTATTTTTGGGAGGTGTACCAAAAGATGCATTTTGGAAACAGTTCGCTGGAAATTTGGCATCTGGTGGAGCTGCTGGAGCAACATCTCTTGTTTTTGTTTATCCACTTGACTTTGCTCGTACAAG attGGCTGCGGATATTGGCAAAGCAGATAAAAGAGAATTTAAAGGTTTAGGTGATTGTATAGCAAAGATTTTCAAAACGGATGGCTTTATTGGTTTATATCGTGGCTTTAATGTCAGTGTTCAAGGAATTGTTATTTACAGAGCAGCATACTTTGGTCTCTATGATACTTCAAAAAGCATGCTGCCTGATCCAAAGAACACTCCATTGtatattaactttttaattgcaCAG GTAGTGACAACAGTGGCTGGATTTATATCATATCCTTTTGATACAGTTAGAAGACGCATGATGATGCAATCAGGGCTTAGTAAAACAGAGATGATGTATAAAAGTACATTGGATTGTTGGATGAAAACAGCTAAAGCTGAAGGAGTTGGGGCCTTTTTTAAAGGGTCAGTTTCAAATATGCTTAGAGGTACTGGTGGAGCATTAGTTTTAACACTATATGATTCAATTCAACATGCAATTGACACAACACTAAAAGAAAAAGAGTTACCACCATCCAAATGA
- the Syx7 gene encoding syntaxin 7: protein MDIGFSSYHNGGPARDQDFTKLSSTIGSSILKISQSVSSMQKMVNQLGGSTDSQELRNQLHQIQHYTQQLAKDTSVHLRDLAIIATNSGSTSPGEQRQRKMLRERLHEEFTSALNSFQTVQRLAASKEKEMVRKAKANAGIAPFGEKKQETLIELQDSRTQKQMQQQQLKEEQNLRLLEEQEASIRQIESNISDINQIFKDLGTLVYDQGEMIDSIEASVERTVVSVNEATSHVRQAGIYQNKLRKKKCVLVVIGVIVLSILIGIIVWQSS from the exons ATGGATATCGGGTTTTCATCGTACCACAATGGTGGTCCCGCCAGGGACCAAGATTTTACCAAATTGTCATCAACAATTGGTTCATCAATTTTAAAGATATCTCAGAGCG TATCTTCTATGCAAAAAATGGTTAACCAGCTGGGTGGTTCAACGGATTCCCAAGAACTTCGAAATCAATT gCATCAGATACAACATTATACACAGCAATTGGCAAAAGATACCAGCGTACATCTTAGGGACTTAGCTATAATAGCTACCAATTCAGGATCAACTAGTCCTGGAGAACAGAGGCAACGTAAAATGCTAAGGGAGCGCCTTCATGAAGAATTTACAAGCGCATTAAATTCTTTTCAa ACTGTACAAAGGCTTGCAGCTTCCAAGGAGAAGGAAATGGTTAGGAAAGCCAAGGCAAATGCAGGTATTGCACCATTCGGAGAGAAGAAACAGGAGACATTGATAGAATTACAAGACAGTCGTACCCAAAAGCAAATGCAACAACAGCAACTGAAAGAAGAACAAAATTTACGATTGTTAGAAGAACAAGAAGCAAGCATAAGACAAATAGAG AGCAATATCAGCGACATTAATCAGATCTTTAAAGATCTTGGTACTCTAGTCTATGATCAAGGAGAAATGATTGATTCCATAGAAGCTTCGGTTGAAAGGACAGTAGTATCTGTCAATGAAGCTACATCACATGTAAGGCAAGCGGGCATTTATCAGAATAAACTGCGCAAGAAAAAATGTGTACTAGTTGTTATTGGAGTAATCGTGCTTTCTATATTAATCGGAATTATAGTTTGGCAAAGTTCTTAA
- the LOC116433144 gene encoding uncharacterized protein CG1161, whose protein sequence is MLKYISFVTVIILACLSQSEAQYDDKRCKCICPSLASMINATQVSLERQTYIINVPPSQCNCEGVVLVKVGDQLKGKEEIYCSRCDCKYENRNTTIIKIVVILVIWVISLLVIYMLFLICLDPLLNKRIHKTSANIGYHEHNNEEDDTSITPGTSHPMGERGNVLNRVGHQQDKWKRQVREQRRNIYDRHTMLN, encoded by the exons atgttgaaatatatttctttcgtaACAGTGATCATACTGGCATGTTTATCTCAGTCGGAG GCACAATATGATGATAAACGATGTAAATGCATTTGTCCTAGTCTTGCATCTATGATAAATGCCACACAAGTGTCACTGGAAAGGCAAACATACATCATAAATGTTCCACCATCTCAGTG TAATTGTGAAGGTGTTGTATTAGTAAAAGTGGGAGATCAATTAAAAGGCAAGGAAGAAATTTATTGTTCGCGATGTGATTGCAaatatgaaaatagaaacaCCACTATTATTAAA ATAGTGGTGATACTTGTTATTTGGGTTATATCTCTTTTAGTAATCTATATGTTATTCTTAATTTGTTTGGACCCGTTATTGAATAAAAGAATTCACAAAACTTCTGCAAATATTGGCTATCATGAGCATAATAATGAAGAA GATGACACATCCATAACTCCTGGAACATCTCACCCTATGGGAGAAAGGGGTAATGTTCTAAATCGTGTTGGCCATCAACAAGACAAATGGAAACGTCAAGTTCGAGAACAAAGACGTAACATTTATGATCGACATACCATGCTTAATTAA